The following coding sequences are from one Deltaproteobacteria bacterium window:
- a CDS encoding hydroxymethylglutaryl-CoA synthase, whose protein sequence is STDNAIGTPIIKGMVNQALRELGKPELARQCEVPEFKQACLGGIYALKAALRWTALDGRGRQAIVVSADTAEYARGSSGEPTQGAGAVAMWVEENPKLFEVDLLNAGSASDYRGVDFRKPFQRHFMDSYTESTQRLHDFPVFSGKYSTTCYIDEVIRAVEDMHGKISMSTRDMYQSMAGVFMHRPYHRMPENALSALYVWGLGRSHTPEHQDELRGICDDAGASYEDVVTEMRSDPHLFGSVLEGESDPAVYKNAMGVARYFRSTDKFKSVVKNKMTMGSELMMDLGNLYTAALPAWLGAGIEEAFDCEIELAEKEFLLVGYGSGDAAESITVKMVTDWREHAHRIGMKKALLGFVDLTRAEYEALHDAHTDKGVDTSIGQRFVVDRVGQAQEADFQDVGVEYYRFVP, encoded by the coding sequence CGAGCACCGATAACGCCATTGGAACCCCCATCATCAAGGGCATGGTGAACCAAGCGCTTCGTGAGCTCGGTAAACCTGAACTTGCTCGCCAGTGTGAAGTGCCAGAATTCAAGCAGGCATGCTTGGGTGGTATTTACGCTTTGAAAGCAGCCCTGCGTTGGACAGCTCTAGATGGCCGAGGCCGCCAAGCTATTGTGGTGAGTGCAGACACGGCTGAGTATGCCCGTGGAAGCTCTGGTGAACCCACTCAAGGTGCGGGCGCCGTAGCGATGTGGGTGGAAGAGAATCCCAAGCTATTTGAGGTGGACCTCCTCAATGCGGGTAGCGCGTCAGATTACCGCGGCGTGGATTTTCGAAAACCGTTTCAGCGACACTTTATGGATTCCTATACGGAGTCGACGCAGCGCTTGCATGACTTCCCTGTGTTCAGCGGAAAATATTCTACGACCTGCTACATCGATGAGGTGATTCGTGCCGTGGAAGATATGCACGGTAAAATTTCGATGAGTACCCGAGACATGTATCAATCCATGGCCGGAGTCTTCATGCATCGGCCTTACCATAGAATGCCTGAGAATGCCCTGAGCGCTCTCTACGTCTGGGGCTTAGGACGAAGTCATACACCAGAGCACCAAGACGAACTGAGAGGCATCTGTGACGATGCGGGGGCAAGCTACGAAGACGTGGTCACTGAAATGCGCTCCGACCCGCACCTCTTTGGCAGTGTGCTCGAAGGCGAGTCTGATCCGGCAGTTTATAAAAACGCGATGGGTGTCGCCCGCTATTTTCGCAGCACGGATAAGTTTAAGTCGGTGGTGAAAAACAAGATGACCATGGGCAGTGAGCTCATGATGGATCTGGGAAATCTCTACACTGCGGCACTTCCGGCTTGGCTTGGTGCTGGGATCGAAGAAGCATTCGATTGTGAAATTGAATTGGCAGAGAAGGAATTTCTCTTAGTCGGCTATGGTTCTGGCGACGCGGCAGAATCAATCACTGTGAAAATGGTGACGGATTGGCGAGAACATGCTCACCGTATTGGAATGAAGAAGGCTCTGCTTGGGTTTGTAGACCTAACGCGCGCCGAATACGAGGCTTTGCATGATGCTCACACCGACAAGGGTGTGGACACCAGCATTGGTCAAAGATTCGTTGTGGACCGTGTGGGTCAGGCTCAAGAAGCAGATTTTCAAGATGTTGGTGTAGAATATTACCGCTTTGTGCCTTGA